A genomic region of Pseudomonas frederiksbergensis contains the following coding sequences:
- a CDS encoding CidA/LrgA family protein translates to MLLRGLTWLVLFQLLGTALNHLFLPVLPGPIIGLLLLLGFLVIRGEVAEPLNLAAGSLLRYLPLLLVPPAVGVMVYAADIAADFWAIVGALVLSLLLSLSFAGVLMQRLIKRHAVRTEESL, encoded by the coding sequence ATGTTGCTACGCGGCCTGACCTGGCTGGTGCTGTTTCAATTGCTCGGCACAGCCCTCAACCATTTGTTTTTGCCGGTGCTGCCAGGGCCGATTATCGGCCTGCTGTTGCTGCTGGGGTTCCTGGTCATTCGTGGCGAAGTGGCTGAGCCCTTGAACCTGGCCGCTGGCAGCCTGCTGCGTTATTTGCCGTTGCTGCTGGTGCCACCGGCGGTGGGCGTGATGGTTTACGCCGCCGATATCGCTGCGGACTTCTGGGCCATCGTTGGCGCATTGGTGTTGTCGCTGCTGCTGTCCTTGTCTTTCGCCGGGGTGTTGATGCAGCGGCTGATCAAGCGTCACGCTGTTCGCACGGAGGAGTCGTTATGA
- a CDS encoding MaoC family dehydratase gives MPYVPVAELKDYVGKELGRSEWLTIDQDRINLFAEATGDYQFIHVDPVKAAQTPFGSTIAHGFLSLSLIPKLMEDILVLPQGLKMVVNYGLDSVRFIQPVKVDSRVRLKVELSEVTEKKPGQWLLKATATLEIEGSDKPAYIAEPLSLAFV, from the coding sequence ATGCCCTATGTTCCAGTTGCAGAGCTCAAAGATTATGTCGGCAAGGAACTCGGACGTTCCGAATGGCTCACCATCGATCAGGACCGCATCAACCTGTTCGCTGAAGCCACAGGCGATTATCAGTTCATCCACGTTGACCCGGTAAAAGCCGCACAAACCCCGTTTGGCAGCACGATTGCCCACGGTTTCCTGTCGCTGTCGCTGATCCCGAAACTGATGGAAGACATCCTGGTCCTCCCGCAAGGTTTGAAGATGGTGGTCAACTACGGCCTGGACAGCGTGCGCTTCATTCAACCGGTGAAGGTCGACTCCAGAGTCCGGCTCAAGGTCGAACTGTCTGAAGTCACCGAGAAGAAACCCGGCCAATGGCTGCTCAAGGCCACCGCCACGCTGGAAATCGAAGGCTCGGATAAACCTGCGTACATCGCTGAACCGCTGTCGCTGGCGTTCGTTTAA
- a CDS encoding C13 family peptidase, translating into MRSLAPLVLTLLLTACGDGESLLPPDARLPDGGRYRGDLVNGLLQGQGRIDYPNGSWYAGQFDKGQWHGQGEWHGSNGEVYRGEFQQGLFHGQGTLTTSGSSYTGGFKLGRRDGEGTLKEDGMTYRGEFKADQYSGLGRLELEDGSQYQGQFANGKPNGEGQRGDASGNQFTGNFVDGQLEGNGTFSSAEGDSYVGGFKQNQLNGKGRYENADGDVWVGQFKEGALNGKGELIGADNSHYIGQFSDWRFTGQGRLNLSDGSFYIGEFDSDSYQGHGTLVLTDGSVQSGDWINGQRVRDANGKLLPDTLELGLLAQGRLLEEALANVPASTPAIELYTLTVGGDGKQSVFLRESDYVSNMLASRFGAYGQIRLVNHRDHLGDRPMATRENLRRAALTLAERSGPEDLVFIYLTSHGTHEHELVLDQPRLELADLPADELAAVLAPLKNRDKIIVISACYSGGFIPALKDEHTLIMTASRADRVSFGCSEEADFTYFGDALFVQALNQTDDLEQAFKLAKATVAERELADNFEASEPQIWAPKGVVAHWQLLRKQQARKALQSAALTSKEAKSN; encoded by the coding sequence ATGCGCTCACTTGCACCCCTTGTCCTGACCCTGTTGCTCACCGCCTGTGGTGACGGCGAATCGCTGTTGCCGCCCGACGCACGCCTGCCGGATGGTGGCCGCTATCGGGGGGATCTGGTCAACGGGTTGCTGCAAGGTCAGGGCCGGATCGACTACCCGAACGGCAGCTGGTACGCCGGTCAGTTCGACAAAGGCCAGTGGCACGGTCAGGGCGAATGGCACGGCAGCAACGGCGAAGTCTACCGCGGGGAGTTCCAGCAAGGGCTGTTCCATGGCCAGGGCACGCTGACCACTAGTGGCAGCAGCTACACCGGCGGTTTCAAACTCGGTCGGCGCGACGGTGAAGGCACCCTCAAAGAAGACGGCATGACCTACCGTGGCGAGTTCAAGGCCGATCAGTATTCCGGGCTCGGTCGCCTCGAACTTGAGGACGGCAGTCAGTATCAGGGCCAGTTCGCCAATGGCAAACCCAACGGCGAAGGCCAGCGCGGCGATGCCAGCGGCAACCAGTTCACCGGCAATTTCGTCGACGGCCAGCTGGAAGGCAACGGCACCTTCAGCAGCGCCGAGGGCGACAGCTACGTCGGCGGTTTCAAACAGAATCAGTTGAACGGTAAAGGCCGCTACGAGAACGCCGATGGCGACGTGTGGGTCGGTCAATTCAAGGAAGGCGCGCTGAACGGCAAAGGTGAATTGATTGGCGCCGATAACAGCCACTATATCGGCCAGTTCAGCGATTGGCGCTTCACCGGCCAAGGCCGCTTGAACTTGTCGGACGGCAGCTTTTACATCGGCGAGTTCGACAGCGACAGCTACCAAGGGCATGGCACGCTGGTGCTGACTGATGGCAGCGTGCAAAGCGGCGACTGGATCAATGGTCAGCGTGTACGCGATGCCAATGGCAAGTTGCTGCCAGACACCCTCGAGTTGGGGTTACTGGCGCAAGGCCGTCTGCTCGAAGAGGCGCTGGCCAATGTGCCCGCCTCGACCCCGGCGATCGAGTTGTACACCCTGACCGTGGGCGGCGACGGCAAGCAGAGTGTGTTTCTGCGCGAGTCCGACTACGTCAGCAACATGCTCGCCAGCCGCTTTGGTGCCTACGGCCAGATCCGCCTGGTCAACCATCGCGACCACCTTGGCGACCGGCCGATGGCCACGCGCGAGAACCTGCGCCGCGCCGCCCTGACCCTGGCCGAACGCAGCGGGCCGGAAGACCTGGTGTTCATCTACCTGACCAGCCACGGCACCCACGAACACGAACTGGTGCTCGACCAACCGCGCCTGGAGCTGGCCGACTTGCCGGCTGACGAATTGGCAGCGGTCCTCGCACCGCTGAAAAATCGCGACAAGATCATCGTGATTTCGGCGTGCTACTCCGGCGGTTTTATCCCGGCACTCAAAGACGAACACACGCTGATCATGACCGCCTCGCGCGCCGACCGAGTGTCGTTCGGTTGCTCGGAAGAGGCAGACTTCACTTACTTCGGCGACGCGTTATTCGTTCAGGCCCTGAACCAGACCGACGATCTGGAGCAGGCGTTCAAACTGGCCAAGGCCACCGTTGCCGAGCGCGAACTGGCAGACAACTTCGAAGCATCTGAACCACAGATCTGGGCGCCTAAAGGGGTGGTGGCGCACTGGCAATTATTGCGCAAGCAGCAAGCACGCAAGGCACTACAAAGTGCCGCTTTAACCAGCAAGGAAGCAAAGAGCAACTAA
- a CDS encoding oxidoreductase, whose product MYLTPQHILLAGATGLTGEHLLDRLLNEPTISRVLAPSRRPLAEHPHLENPVGDPAVFLPQLSGRVDIAYCCLGTTIKQAGSEKAFRAVDLDMVVAFAKRAREMGARHLIVISALGADRRSSIFYNRVKGEMEYALRAQNWPQLTICRPSLLLGDRLEPRLAEQLAGPLSRLIPGKYRGIEACQLARAMWRLALEEQDGVRIVESDELRKLGK is encoded by the coding sequence ATGTACTTGACGCCTCAGCATATATTGCTCGCTGGAGCCACCGGCCTGACCGGTGAGCACTTACTTGATCGGCTGCTCAACGAGCCGACCATCAGCCGCGTACTGGCACCCTCACGCAGGCCACTGGCGGAACATCCACACCTGGAAAACCCGGTCGGCGACCCGGCTGTATTTCTCCCACAACTCAGTGGCCGCGTCGACATTGCCTACTGCTGCCTGGGCACGACGATCAAACAGGCCGGCTCCGAAAAAGCCTTTCGCGCCGTTGATCTGGACATGGTGGTGGCGTTCGCCAAACGTGCGCGGGAGATGGGCGCACGGCACCTGATCGTGATCAGCGCCCTGGGGGCCGATCGGAGATCCTCGATTTTCTACAACCGGGTTAAGGGCGAGATGGAATACGCATTACGCGCACAGAACTGGCCGCAACTGACCATCTGCCGGCCTTCCCTGCTACTGGGAGATCGCCTTGAACCGCGACTCGCCGAACAACTGGCAGGCCCGCTGTCCAGACTGATTCCCGGCAAATACCGCGGCATCGAAGCCTGCCAACTGGCCCGCGCCATGTGGCGCCTGGCGCTGGAAGAACAGGACGGTGTGCGGATTGTCGAGTCCGACGAATTGCGCAAGCTCGGTAAGTAA
- a CDS encoding YceK/YidQ family lipoprotein translates to MNKLLSLLLVLQLGGCATARTLDAAKPGAPVVYSGMRLDLYALDGGCCAKDRFGAEAPSYPGIDLPASALLDTLLLPLSVLTVLGVGFQATGGL, encoded by the coding sequence ATGAATAAGTTATTGAGTCTGCTGCTCGTCCTGCAATTGGGCGGCTGTGCCACCGCACGTACGCTGGACGCAGCCAAGCCCGGCGCGCCGGTGGTGTACTCGGGCATGCGTCTTGATCTGTATGCGCTGGACGGCGGTTGCTGCGCCAAGGATCGTTTTGGCGCCGAAGCACCGAGCTACCCCGGCATCGACCTGCCGGCCAGCGCGCTGCTCGACACGCTGCTGTTGCCGCTGTCGGTGTTGACGGTGTTGGGTGTGGGGTTTCAGGCGACGGGCGGGTTGTAA
- the ubiX gene encoding flavin prenyltransferase UbiX, with the protein MSNGPDRITLAMTGASGAQYGLRLLDCLVREDREVHFLISKAAQLVMATETDVTLPPKPQMMQAFLTEYTGAAAGQIRVYGKEDWMSPVASGSGSPAAMVVVPCSTGTLSAIATGACNNLIERAADVTLKERRPLILVPREAPYSSIHLENMLKLSNMGVTILPASPGFYHQPQTIDDLVDFVVARILNLLNIPQDMLPRWGEHHSSCDE; encoded by the coding sequence ATGAGCAATGGTCCGGATCGCATCACCCTTGCCATGACCGGCGCTTCCGGCGCCCAGTATGGTTTGCGCCTGCTCGATTGTCTGGTGCGCGAAGACCGCGAGGTGCACTTCCTGATCTCCAAGGCTGCGCAACTGGTGATGGCGACCGAGACCGACGTCACGCTGCCGCCAAAACCGCAGATGATGCAGGCCTTCCTCACCGAGTACACCGGCGCTGCTGCCGGGCAGATTCGGGTGTATGGCAAGGAAGACTGGATGTCGCCCGTGGCCTCGGGCTCCGGTTCGCCAGCCGCGATGGTGGTGGTGCCGTGCTCGACCGGGACCTTGTCGGCAATTGCCACAGGCGCCTGCAATAACCTGATCGAGCGCGCCGCCGACGTGACGCTCAAAGAGCGTCGACCATTGATTCTGGTGCCACGCGAAGCGCCGTATTCAAGCATTCACCTGGAAAACATGCTCAAGCTGTCGAACATGGGCGTGACCATTCTGCCGGCCTCACCGGGCTTCTATCACCAGCCGCAGACCATCGATGATCTGGTGGATTTTGTCGTGGCGCGGATTCTCAATTTGTTGAACATCCCGCAAGACATGCTGCCGCGTTGGGGCGAGCACCATTCAAGCTGCGATGAATAA
- the mpl gene encoding UDP-N-acetylmuramate:L-alanyl-gamma-D-glutamyl-meso-diaminopimelate ligase, with protein sequence MHIHILGICGTFMGSMAVLAKELGHHVTGSDANVYPPMSTQLQAQGIELTQGYDPAQLDPAPDLVVIGNAMSRGNPAVEYVLNKGLPYVSGPQWLADHVLQGRWVLAVAGTHGKTTTSSMLAWVLEHAGMSPGFLIGGVPQNFSVSARLGATPFFVIEADEYDSAFFDKRSKFVHYRPRTAILNNLEFDHADIFPDLPAIERQFHHLVRTIPSEGLVIHPTTEPALQRVIEMGCWTPVQTTGAGGQWQVKLLSADGSKFEVMFEGVAQGVVEWDMTGQHNVANALATLAAARHVGVVPAMGIAALSAFKSVKRRMEKVAEVHGVTIYDDFAHHPTAIATTLDGLRKRIGDAPLIAIIEPRSNSMKLGAHRDGLPESVVDADQVIWYAPANLGWDLGATAALCSVPSMVSDSLEGIIERVKSQAKPGTHVVIMSNGGFGGLHGKLAEALK encoded by the coding sequence ATGCACATTCATATTCTGGGTATTTGCGGCACTTTCATGGGCTCGATGGCGGTTCTGGCCAAAGAGCTGGGCCATCACGTGACGGGCTCCGATGCCAACGTCTACCCGCCGATGAGCACTCAGTTGCAGGCGCAGGGCATCGAGCTGACGCAAGGCTATGATCCTGCCCAACTCGATCCGGCCCCGGATCTGGTGGTGATCGGCAATGCGATGTCGCGCGGCAACCCTGCGGTCGAATACGTATTGAATAAAGGCCTGCCGTACGTCTCCGGTCCGCAATGGCTGGCCGACCACGTGCTGCAAGGTCGTTGGGTGCTGGCGGTTGCCGGCACCCACGGCAAGACCACCACCAGCAGCATGCTCGCCTGGGTGCTGGAACACGCCGGCATGAGTCCGGGCTTCTTGATCGGTGGCGTGCCACAGAACTTCTCGGTGTCGGCGCGTCTGGGTGCCACGCCGTTCTTCGTGATCGAAGCCGATGAGTACGACAGCGCCTTCTTCGACAAGCGTTCGAAATTCGTTCACTACCGTCCGCGTACCGCGATCCTCAATAACCTTGAGTTCGATCACGCCGACATCTTCCCCGATCTGCCGGCCATCGAGCGGCAGTTCCACCACTTGGTGCGGACCATCCCGAGCGAAGGCCTGGTGATCCACCCGACCACCGAACCGGCATTGCAGCGCGTTATCGAAATGGGTTGCTGGACCCCGGTGCAAACCACCGGTGCAGGCGGGCAGTGGCAGGTCAAGTTGCTCAGCGCCGACGGCTCGAAGTTTGAAGTGATGTTCGAAGGCGTCGCCCAAGGCGTGGTCGAGTGGGACATGACCGGCCAGCACAACGTGGCCAATGCCTTGGCCACTCTGGCGGCCGCGCGGCATGTGGGCGTGGTCCCGGCGATGGGCATCGCCGCGTTGAGCGCGTTCAAGAGCGTGAAACGGCGCATGGAAAAAGTCGCTGAAGTTCACGGTGTCACTATCTACGACGACTTCGCGCATCACCCGACCGCCATCGCGACCACCCTCGACGGTCTGCGCAAACGCATCGGCGACGCGCCGTTGATCGCGATCATCGAGCCGCGTTCCAACTCGATGAAGCTTGGCGCACACCGTGACGGTTTGCCGGAAAGTGTGGTCGATGCCGATCAGGTGATCTGGTACGCGCCGGCCAACCTCGGCTGGGATCTCGGCGCGACGGCTGCGCTGTGCTCGGTGCCGTCAATGGTCAGCGATTCGCTGGAAGGCATTATCGAGCGGGTGAAGAGCCAAGCCAAACCGGGCACCCACGTGGTGATCATGAGCAACGGCGGCTTCGGCGGCCTGCATGGCAAATTGGCCGAGGCGCTTAAATGA